One genomic region from Enoplosus armatus isolate fEnoArm2 chromosome 17, fEnoArm2.hap1, whole genome shotgun sequence encodes:
- the rpusd1 gene encoding RNA pseudouridylate synthase domain-containing protein 1 isoform X2, with product MMTTEPASPERLRVLYQSDDYIVVDKHWDIRIDSKMWYEKHTVQAQLRHRFPQLADPSTYYGFRFCHQLDFSTSGALCVALNKAAAGRAYRCFKDRTVTKAYLALVRGWVEEETQTLDFSIGKNSSEGKTHMMCIEGTEGCENPKPCQTELTVLEYGLYDGDPVTKVLLQPLTGRTHQLRVHCSAIGHHIVGDFTYSSGADDAPYRMMLHAHLLHIPLEPQPLLVSAGDPFLPTEDPKWLPQRFLRTLTATVEALLERRVEEERKIKEEEERERVRKKKKKEERRKGSREQRTEEESEEERRQCQEWLSEWAGD from the exons ATGATGACCACAGAGCCTGCCAGCCCGGAGAGGCTGCGCGTGCTGTACCAGAGCGATGACTACATCGTGGTGGACAAACACTGGGACATCCGCATTGACAGCAAGATGTGGTACGAGAAACACACCGTGCAGGCGCAGCTTCGGCACCGCTTCCCTCAGCTAGCAGACCCCAGCACCTACTATGGATTCag GTTCTGTCATCAGTTGGATTTCTCCACAAGTGGGGCTCTTTGTGTCGCCCTCAATAAGGCTGCTGCCGGCCGGGCTTACCGCTGCTTCAAGGACCGCACAGTCACCAAGGCCTACCTCGCCCTG GTACGTGGTTGGGTAGAGGAAGAGACACAAACTTTGGACTTCTCCATCGGCAAGAACTCttcagagggaaaaacacacatgatgtGTATTGAGGGAACAGAAG GTTGTGAGAACCCCAAGCCTTGCCAAACTGAGCTGACGGTGTTGGAGTATGGGCTGTATGATGGAGACCCTGTCACCAAGGTGCTACTGCAGCCACtcactg gaagAACCCACCAGTTGAGGGTCCACTGCAGCGCTATAGGCCACCACATCGTCGGGGACTTCACCTACAGCTCAGGAGCGGACGATGCCCCCTACCGCATGATGCTGCACGCTCACCTTCTCCACATTCCCCTGGAACCTCAGCCCCTGCTCGTCTCTGCAGGAGACCCCTTTCTCCCCACGGAGGATCCCAAGTGGCTCCCGCAGCGCTTTTTACGGACACTGACGGCCACTGTGGAGGCCCTGCTGGAGcgcagggtggaggaggagaggaagatcaaagaggaggaggaaagagagagggtgagaaagaagaagaagaaggaggagaggaggaaaggaagcagGGAACAGAGGACtgaagaggagagtgaggaggagaggaggcagtgTCAGGAGTGGCTGAGTGAATGGGCTGGAGACTGA
- the rpusd1 gene encoding RNA pseudouridylate synthase domain-containing protein 1 isoform X1, with translation MMTTEPASPERLRVLYQSDDYIVVDKHWDIRIDSKMWYEKHTVQAQLRHRFPQLADPSTYYGFRFCHQLDFSTSGALCVALNKAAAGRAYRCFKDRTVTKAYLALVWYPDKVRGWVEEETQTLDFSIGKNSSEGKTHMMCIEGTEGCENPKPCQTELTVLEYGLYDGDPVTKVLLQPLTGRTHQLRVHCSAIGHHIVGDFTYSSGADDAPYRMMLHAHLLHIPLEPQPLLVSAGDPFLPTEDPKWLPQRFLRTLTATVEALLERRVEEERKIKEEEERERVRKKKKKEERRKGSREQRTEEESEEERRQCQEWLSEWAGD, from the exons ATGATGACCACAGAGCCTGCCAGCCCGGAGAGGCTGCGCGTGCTGTACCAGAGCGATGACTACATCGTGGTGGACAAACACTGGGACATCCGCATTGACAGCAAGATGTGGTACGAGAAACACACCGTGCAGGCGCAGCTTCGGCACCGCTTCCCTCAGCTAGCAGACCCCAGCACCTACTATGGATTCag GTTCTGTCATCAGTTGGATTTCTCCACAAGTGGGGCTCTTTGTGTCGCCCTCAATAAGGCTGCTGCCGGCCGGGCTTACCGCTGCTTCAAGGACCGCACAGTCACCAAGGCCTACCTCGCCCTGGTGTGGTACCCAGACAAA GTACGTGGTTGGGTAGAGGAAGAGACACAAACTTTGGACTTCTCCATCGGCAAGAACTCttcagagggaaaaacacacatgatgtGTATTGAGGGAACAGAAG GTTGTGAGAACCCCAAGCCTTGCCAAACTGAGCTGACGGTGTTGGAGTATGGGCTGTATGATGGAGACCCTGTCACCAAGGTGCTACTGCAGCCACtcactg gaagAACCCACCAGTTGAGGGTCCACTGCAGCGCTATAGGCCACCACATCGTCGGGGACTTCACCTACAGCTCAGGAGCGGACGATGCCCCCTACCGCATGATGCTGCACGCTCACCTTCTCCACATTCCCCTGGAACCTCAGCCCCTGCTCGTCTCTGCAGGAGACCCCTTTCTCCCCACGGAGGATCCCAAGTGGCTCCCGCAGCGCTTTTTACGGACACTGACGGCCACTGTGGAGGCCCTGCTGGAGcgcagggtggaggaggagaggaagatcaaagaggaggaggaaagagagagggtgagaaagaagaagaagaaggaggagaggaggaaaggaagcagGGAACAGAGGACtgaagaggagagtgaggaggagaggaggcagtgTCAGGAGTGGCTGAGTGAATGGGCTGGAGACTGA